One part of the Armatimonadia bacterium genome encodes these proteins:
- a CDS encoding HD domain-containing phosphohydrolase — MLEACAGDRKCALVVDDEPVVRQMVGDVLEREGFVVHRAAGGYEVAELLRKHDVDLLLCDIVMPGMSGLELAGVVRELSPSTSTIMMTGNVSIETARGAARCGADDYLPKPFTTQELLRCVRSALQRRAKDRERSRRQELTKLYQLSEDVREATNPWEMLRLTGTAALLHTHSDVGYLATYRAGLLWPLPLGRQESETGGPALPPDDLLYACAMSQRPILVTSETHHPLSATVSDVRSGGRSVLGPVVEAMVVPLASGRDEGGALALGRREPRSPYTLADYELVSVLSAQCNLLLRNADLLTNLERSYVGSIQTMVRTIEARDRYTHGHSRRVAALCWRLAEALEISPADRKSLRTAADLHDIGKLAVPDQVLNKPGPLDDREWQLVRRHPAVGAEVLAPATFLADIQPLILSHHERFDGKGYPRSLLGGRISSLGHILIVADAWDAMTSDRPYREALSVEGALREIEAGAGRQFDPSVAQALMTVFEPRLT, encoded by the coding sequence ATGCTTGAGGCATGCGCAGGTGACCGTAAGTGCGCGCTGGTCGTCGATGATGAGCCGGTGGTACGGCAGATGGTGGGTGATGTGCTGGAGAGGGAGGGCTTCGTGGTCCACAGGGCGGCTGGTGGCTACGAGGTTGCCGAGTTGCTGCGGAAGCACGATGTGGACTTGCTGCTATGCGACATCGTGATGCCGGGGATGTCGGGTCTTGAGCTGGCCGGTGTGGTTCGGGAGCTATCGCCGAGCACCAGCACGATCATGATGACCGGCAACGTGTCGATCGAGACCGCACGGGGAGCTGCTCGGTGTGGGGCCGACGACTACCTTCCCAAGCCCTTCACGACCCAGGAATTGCTTCGGTGCGTCCGCAGTGCTCTGCAGCGCCGGGCTAAGGACCGTGAGCGTAGCCGCCGGCAGGAGCTGACCAAGCTGTACCAGCTCAGTGAGGATGTGCGAGAGGCTACCAACCCGTGGGAGATGCTGCGTCTGACCGGGACGGCAGCACTGCTGCACACGCACAGTGATGTTGGGTACCTGGCTACGTACCGCGCGGGACTGCTGTGGCCCTTGCCGCTGGGTCGTCAGGAGAGTGAGACGGGAGGACCGGCTCTGCCGCCGGACGATCTTCTCTATGCCTGTGCGATGTCGCAGAGGCCCATTCTGGTAACGAGCGAGACGCATCATCCGCTATCTGCGACGGTGAGTGATGTGCGCTCGGGCGGTCGGTCGGTGCTGGGTCCTGTGGTGGAGGCGATGGTCGTCCCCCTGGCCTCGGGGCGAGATGAGGGAGGAGCGCTTGCATTGGGGAGACGAGAACCGCGCAGCCCTTACACGCTGGCGGACTACGAACTGGTGTCGGTGCTCAGTGCTCAGTGCAATCTGCTGCTACGGAACGCCGACCTGCTGACCAACCTGGAGCGCTCCTACGTGGGGTCGATTCAGACGATGGTGAGGACGATCGAGGCGCGGGACCGCTACACGCATGGGCACTCGCGACGGGTGGCGGCCCTGTGCTGGCGGCTGGCGGAGGCCCTGGAGATCAGTCCGGCCGATCGGAAGTCGCTGCGCACGGCGGCGGACCTGCACGACATCGGGAAGCTTGCTGTGCCGGACCAGGTGCTCAACAAGCCTGGACCGCTCGACGATCGGGAATGGCAACTCGTGCGTCGGCATCCTGCCGTAGGTGCCGAGGTCCTGGCGCCGGCGACCTTCCTGGCCGACATTCAGCCGCTGATTCTGAGCCACCACGAGCGCTTCGACGGCAAAGGTTACCCTCGGAGCCTGCTGGGTGGCCGGATATCCAGCCTGGGCCACATCCTGATTGTGGCCGATGCCTGGGATGCTATGACCTCGGACCGTCCCTACCGAGAGGCGCTGAGCGTCGAAGGTGCTCTGCGGGAGATCGAAGCGGGTGCAGGCAGGCAGTTCGACCCGTCCGTGGCACAGGCGCTGATGACGGTCTTCGAGCCCCGGCTCACTTGA